DNA from Aliarcobacter skirrowii CCUG 10374:
TCTTCAACAATAGTATCAGTTCCCCAACCACCAACTTCCATCATGGAACTAAGTCTTACCATTACCATTGTTCCGTGAACAACTATTGCATTCTCTTCATTTCTATCAACCATTCCAATATCAAAGAAACCTGCATACTCTGCATTCATAGCCTCTTTTATAATAGATTCATTACCATCTCTATGATCTTGAGGAGCTTGAACAATTGCAACTTTTGGATCATCAAAAAGTGGGATTAAATCCATAAGCCAATTTGATTTTACTTTGTAATCAGCATCAATAACAGCAACGATTTCTGCATTTTTATCTGTATATTCAAGTGCTTTATTTAATGCTCCTGCTTTAAATCCTGTACAAGTAATATCCAAATACTTAAACTTATCTCCAAGTTTCTCACAAAGCTCTTTTATTGGCTCTTTGTAATACTCTTCAGGTGTATTATTTATAATAACCAAAACCTCAAAATTTGGATAAGTAAGTTTTGATAAACTCTCTAAAGTTTCAGCTAAAACATGAGGCTCCTCTTTGTATGCTGGAACATGAATTGAAACAAGTGGTATATTTTTTGATTTTAAATCAAGAGGAATAAGTCTAGTTGGAGCAACTCCAATAGAGCTTCTAAAAAGCTCATTTGCTTTTGCTAAAGTAATAATTACCAAAGGAATCATAAGTAAACTTCCCATTGCCCACATAACCCACATTCCAAAATTCATATAGTTTAAAAGTGGATAAAAAATTGCCAAAACAATACCAAATGCCATACCAAAAGATGTTATTGTATATGCAAAAATATGACTTAAATTTCTTTTTTGATTTCTAAGTCCTAAAAAACTCAATATTATTCCTAAAAATATTGCAGTAGCTATTTGGTAATCAAAATATTTATTTGCTTCAAAATCTCCATAAAGAGTAAATTTTGCTTCTCTGTTTGTATTAAATAATCCCCAATATTGACCAACATTTCCCTCATCATAACCTTTCCAAGGTTGGTCAAATGCTTCAATTATATTATATGTGTATCCATTTTTTTTAGCTAAATTTAAAAATCCTCTAATAGCTCTTGCTTGATTTTTTACACTTGGAATTGCACTATTGTTGTTGTAACCAAGGCTTGGCCAACCAGTCTCTCCAATAGTTATTTTTTTATCTGGAAATAGTTTTTTGATTAAAGAGTATTTCTCCTCTACAAAGCTATTATATTTTTTAATTGGAATTTTTTCCCAATATGGCAAAATATGAATCATAATAAAATCAACATTTGAAGCAAGTTCAGGGTTTTTTTCCCAAATATCCCAAGTCTCTGCAATAGTAACAGGTTTTGAAGTAAGCTCTTTTATTAAATTTACATAAGTAAAAAGTTCAATAGGCTCCAACTCTTTTCTTAATAAAACCTCATTTCCAACAATAACAGAATCAATTTTATCTGAATAGTTCTCTAAAAGATTACTTGCAGTTATAATCTCTATATTATTATCCTCTTTATTCTCTCCTAACCAAAGTCCTAAATCTATCTTTAGATTAGTTCCTTCTATTGCTTCAAGAATTTTTTGTGCCTCTTTAGTTCCATAAGTTCTAATCTTATATGTGTAATTTTTTAAAATATCAATATCTCTTTTTATATCCTCATCACTAAGAAGTTCTCTATTGAAACCTTTAAAAGGGGAGTATGAAACAGATTGTATTTTGTCAAATGAGTTGTCGTTTAGTTTTATATAATTGCTACTTGTAAGCCAATAAAATAGTAAGAATAGTCCAGTTAAACTTAGTGCAAAAAAAATGTATCTCAAAAAAGCTCCTTAAAATAAAGCTCTGATTTTATCAAGAATTAGTTACAATAAATCTTAATAATTTTTTAAAGGATTAAATTTGAACTATATTTTTATCGCTTTTTTAACTTCATTGATAGCTACATTAGGAAGCTTATTTTTCTCAGAAGTTATGAATTTTGTGCCTTGTAGTTTGTGTTGGTATCAAAGAATTTTTATGTATCCACTTGTTTTTATATTTTTAGCTAATCTTTTGTATCCAGATAAGAGTGTTTTAAAATATAGCTTACCATTGGTTATTGTTGGATTAGGAATATCTATTTATCACAATTTGTTAATTTTAAAGATAATTCCAGAGACTCTATCTCCTTGTGTTCAAGGTGTTCCTTGCAGTGTTGATTATTTAAATTGGTTTGGATTTATAACAATTCCATCTCTATCTTTTATAGCTTTTTTAACAATTTTTATAGCTTTAATAGCTTATAAAAAGAGAGTTTCTTAATCGTTTGTTATCTTTTGTAAGTTAGAGTTCTAAAAATTTTTTAAGAGGATAGAGATATATGCAAAACAAAAAATTGGTTTTAAGCACTTTAGTTGCTGTAATAGCTTTTTTTGTTGGTTTTTCATTTTTTTATAAAAATGATTCAAAATCTACACAAAATATTGCTGTTGAGAATATAAATGAGTTACTTGTGAGAGATTACTCTTATAAAATGGGAGACAACTCAAAAAACATAAGTGTTGTTGAGTTTTTAGATCCAGAGTGTGAATCTTGTGCTATTTATTCAACTGTGGTTAAAAGATTGTATAAAGAGTATTATGGTGATATTCAAATAGTTGTAAAATATTTAGATAATCATAAAAACTCAAGATTTACAATCCAAATACTTGAGGCTGCTAGAGTTCAAGGAAAATATGAAGAGGTTCTTGATATGATGTTTGAAAAACACTCTTTATGGGCATCTCACTATGCAAGTGTTGATAAACCTGAACTTTTATGGCAATTTTTAAAAGAGATCTCTGATCTTGATATTGAAAAATTAAAAGAGGATATGAAAAATCCTAAAATTGATGAGATAATTAAACAAGATAGAGAAGATGCAAATGCTTTAGGTGTAAGAGGAACTCCAACAATTTTTGTAAATGGAAAGCAACTTCAAGAACTATCTCAAAAAGCTCTTTTTGATTTAGTTGAAAAAGAGATATATAAATAATGGATTATTTGTTATTAACTATTTTAACTATTATTTTGATTGTACTTTTTATCTATTTTACAAATAAAAATGTGATAAAAAAGACACAAAGTAAATTAGATGTTATAAATCGATATAAAATCTCTCTTTTAAAAATTTTAGAAGAGAATAAAGATGATAAAGATTTACAAATTAGTCAAAAAATAGAGTTTTTAAAAAAGGTAAATGATGAGCTTTCAAGAAATATATTTTTTGAAAAGCATGAAATTAAAACTATATTAGAAGAGTTTTCAAAAATGGAGTATAAATGAAAAAATTATTATTTGTTATTTTAGCTGTTTTCTCACTGTTGTTTGTAGCTTGTGATAGTAGTTCATCTATTAGCTCAAATGCTGTTTCAAAAACAAAAATAAATGAAGAGGTTCCAAAATTTGAGCCAGAATCATTTACACTAATCTCAACAGATGAACAACTTATAACTTTTACAAGTACAGAAGTTGGAATTGATTTTGATCAATTTAAAGATAAAAAAGCTGTTATTATTGATATCTTTGCAACTTGGTGTCCACCTTGTATAGAGTCACTTCCAGATCTTCATGATATACAAAATAGATACAAAGATGATATGCAAATTGTATCTGTTTTGTTTCAAGATGATATATCTTCACAAAATCTAAAAGCTTTTATAAAAGAGCATGGAATTAACTATCCAATTACAGTTGAAGGTGATAATCAAAAACTTGCAGACAATTTAAATGTAAGAAGAGTTCCTGAGATGTTTTTATTCTCAAAAAGTGGTAAGTTTGTACATAAATTTGTAGGAAAAGTTAAAAAAGAAGAGCTTGAAAAATATCTAAAAATTGCTATTGAGAATTAAACTCTCAATAGCTTAAATTTTTTAATAACTTAAATTTTGAAAATCTTTATTTAAAAGTCTATAAAGCACTTAAACTTAATAAAATTTTTTTCATATTTTTTCCTTTATTTTAAAATGAGAATTTTTTGTATAGTCTAAAAAATAGAACTATAGTTTTTATTTGAACATATATAAATGGAACCATAAGTAAATAGTAAACAATCGAATACTTTGTAATAATGTCATTGTAAGTAAGACCTAAATTTATAAAAAACATTCCAAATACAAAAAATGCAACACCTGGACAAATTAGTGCAAAAGATAGTGCAGATTTTTCATTTGATTTTATAAACTTTTCAAAATATCCAAGCTTTTTCATAATAACCAAACCTAAAATCCCAAATACTATTTGTAAAGATAGTATTGTTGAAGTTAAAACAAATAGTGATGATTTATCGCTTATTGCATTTAAATTGTGTTCAAGTCCAAAATTTAATCTTATAAATGTAATTCCAAGAAGTGTTAAGATTGGAATCATAATCCATAAAGATGGAGCTGTTTCAACTGTAACACCATGTTCAAACATATTTTTAAAACCTAAGATTATTTTTATAAATATCAACATAATTGCAAGCGAAGAGAAAAGTATTGCTCCAAATATTCCAACTGCATTTACAGCAATATTTGAACTCATAGCACCAGGTGCTGCAAAACCAACTGCTACCATTGCAAGTGCAAAAATAGATATCATTTGTGTTAGGTTATTATTTTTTGTAAAATCAAAATCACCATTAATAATCAATCTTGAAAAATAGTCAAAAAATATTTTTAGAGCAAAATATCCATTAATAGCAAATCCAATAAGTGCAAATGGAAACAGATACTCAACAAAACTCCATAAGTTTGGTACAAAAACAGCACCTAAAACAAAACCAACATTTATACTCATTGTATATGTTAATGGCAGTGCCATAATGCTAATTTGACCATTTGATTTAATCAAAGCTTTGTAAGCATCACTTTTTTTATATAGTAGATATTGTTTTGTATTCCAATAAAGAAGTTTAAAGTGAAGAATTGCAAATGCAATTATAAATACAAGAGCAAATGAAGATATAAAGCTTATAGAATCACCTTTTTCTAAAGCTTCCATAATATATTCAAAAGTTGCCATTGGAGTTGTTGGATGTGGAACTAAAAACATTAGGTACATAAAAAATGATACACTAAGTCCTCCAGCACCCAAAGCACTCAAAAAGCAAGTAGGTGAAAATTTCTCTCTTAATGTCATATAAAAATCCTTTCATAAAAAATTTTGTAGATTGTATGCAATATTATATTAAAATCTTATGAAAGTAGTATAATTTAAAATTATAATAGTTTTAATCTATAACAGTTTTTTAAGCTCTTCAATGTTATTTATAAAATAATCAGCCTTTGAAAAATCTTGTTTTTGTGTAAACTCATTTTTTACAACAATACAATCAATATTTGCTCTTTTAGAACTCTCCAATCCTCTTTGAGAATCCTCAACAACAATAGCTTCAAAATCTTTTGAATTAAACTTCTCTAAACCTTTTAAATATGGATCTGGATGTGGTTTTGCTCTTTTATAATCCTCAACACAAAGAACAAAATCCATAAAATTTGTAATTCCACTATTTTTATGAATTAACTCAAAATCAACTCTTCTTGATGTTGTTACAATTGCCATTTTATATCTTTTTGATAACTCTTTTAAAGTATCTTTTACATTTTGTATTGATATATCTTTTGTCGTTATAAACTCTTGATAAAAACTATCTCTTATGCTTCTATGTTTTTCAATAATATTGTGTTCAATATTATGTAAAAGTGCTAGTTCAAAAGCACTTCCACCTTTTACCATAATATTTTGATAAAATTCCATCTCTAAATTTAAACCCAAAAGCTTCAAAGCCTTCTTATTTGCTTCAAAATACCACTTTTCAGTCTCTACTAAAACACCATCATTATCAAAAAGAATATATTTTTTCATTTAAAAACCTTAAAAATTAGATAATAAAAAAGGGAAGCTTATAAAAGCTTCCCTTACATTTTTTTATAGGAGGAGAAAAAGTTAAAATTAATTAACTTACAAAAGAATTATAAAAGTATTTAATTAACCCCTTGTCAATACATAATTAATCAAGAGTAAATATGACTTTTTTTATCCTAATTTTCCCATTTTGCTTTTGGAGCTTCATAATTTTTTATTTTTTCAATAATATAATCTATATCATCGCTTACAATTAACATATCTATAAATCTTCTATTCATAAATCCATTTTCTGAGCATGAGTAGAAAAACTCAATTAATTTATCATAATATCCATTTACATTTAAAAAAGCACAGGGTTTTTTATGATAACCAATTTGAGCAGATGCAATTACATCAATAATCTCTTCAAATGTTCCATAACCACCTGGAAGAGCAATAAAAGCATCGCTTAACTCTTCCATTTTAGCTTTTCTCTCTTTCATACTATCTACTTTATAAATTTGAGTAATAGAAGTATTTTCTAACTCTTTACCAACTAAATCATAAGTAATTACACCTATTACTTTGTTGTTTAATTTTAAAGACTCATTTGAGATTACTCCCATAAGCCCTTGTTTTGAACCACCATAAACAATATTTATACTCTCTTTGGCAAGTTTTTGTGCCAGTTGTATGGTTTTTTCTTCATAAATTTTGCTATTTCCAAATGCTGAACCACAATATATAGCTATATTCATATATTTTTCTCCTTTTTATACGGTTTTAATAAGATTAATAATCTTGGAAGTAAGATTAAATTTGCAGCTAAAACAGTTATCATTACAATAGCTGTTAAAATTCCAAAATATATTGTAGGAACTAAATTTGAAAGCATAAAAAT
Protein-coding regions in this window:
- a CDS encoding glycosyltransferase family 2 protein, whose protein sequence is MRYIFFALSLTGLFLLFYWLTSSNYIKLNDNSFDKIQSVSYSPFKGFNRELLSDEDIKRDIDILKNYTYKIRTYGTKEAQKILEAIEGTNLKIDLGLWLGENKEDNNIEIITASNLLENYSDKIDSVIVGNEVLLRKELEPIELFTYVNLIKELTSKPVTIAETWDIWEKNPELASNVDFIMIHILPYWEKIPIKKYNSFVEEKYSLIKKLFPDKKITIGETGWPSLGYNNNSAIPSVKNQARAIRGFLNLAKKNGYTYNIIEAFDQPWKGYDEGNVGQYWGLFNTNREAKFTLYGDFEANKYFDYQIATAIFLGIILSFLGLRNQKRNLSHIFAYTITSFGMAFGIVLAIFYPLLNYMNFGMWVMWAMGSLLMIPLVIITLAKANELFRSSIGVAPTRLIPLDLKSKNIPLVSIHVPAYKEEPHVLAETLESLSKLTYPNFEVLVIINNTPEEYYKEPIKELCEKLGDKFKYLDITCTGFKAGALNKALEYTDKNAEIVAVIDADYKVKSNWLMDLIPLFDDPKVAIVQAPQDHRDGNESIIKEAMNAEYAGFFDIGMVDRNEENAIVVHGTMVMVRLSSMMEVGGWGTDTIVEDSELGLRLFEAGYSAHYTNRRYGYGLLPDSVEAFKTQRHRWAYGAIQILKKHYKEFKPSSKKLTPNQKNKFITGWFFWLSDALGPVMAVMNIIWVPVIIFVGVTIPTIPLTIPIITAFLVNVLHTFILYRSKVKASFKQIVLSSIASMSLQLIIFKAVFDGFIKDGLPFKRTQKGGKAKKGSSPIKYEMIFAILLLTAFVSLIYTNKSGIIEIYVFATTIFIQAIPYISAIIMRILELYSLKNQKV
- a CDS encoding disulfide oxidoreductase, with the protein product MNYIFIAFLTSLIATLGSLFFSEVMNFVPCSLCWYQRIFMYPLVFIFLANLLYPDKSVLKYSLPLVIVGLGISIYHNLLILKIIPETLSPCVQGVPCSVDYLNWFGFITIPSLSFIAFLTIFIALIAYKKRVS
- a CDS encoding DsbA family protein; protein product: MQNKKLVLSTLVAVIAFFVGFSFFYKNDSKSTQNIAVENINELLVRDYSYKMGDNSKNISVVEFLDPECESCAIYSTVVKRLYKEYYGDIQIVVKYLDNHKNSRFTIQILEAARVQGKYEEVLDMMFEKHSLWASHYASVDKPELLWQFLKEISDLDIEKLKEDMKNPKIDEIIKQDREDANALGVRGTPTIFVNGKQLQELSQKALFDLVEKEIYK
- a CDS encoding TlpA family protein disulfide reductase: MKKLLFVILAVFSLLFVACDSSSSISSNAVSKTKINEEVPKFEPESFTLISTDEQLITFTSTEVGIDFDQFKDKKAVIIDIFATWCPPCIESLPDLHDIQNRYKDDMQIVSVLFQDDISSQNLKAFIKEHGINYPITVEGDNQKLADNLNVRRVPEMFLFSKSGKFVHKFVGKVKKEELEKYLKIAIEN
- a CDS encoding TsoY family (seleno)protein, with the protein product MTLREKFSPTCFLSALGAGGLSVSFFMYLMFLVPHPTTPMATFEYIMEALEKGDSISFISSFALVFIIAFAILHFKLLYWNTKQYLLYKKSDAYKALIKSNGQISIMALPLTYTMSINVGFVLGAVFVPNLWSFVEYLFPFALIGFAINGYFALKIFFDYFSRLIINGDFDFTKNNNLTQMISIFALAMVAVGFAAPGAMSSNIAVNAVGIFGAILFSSLAIMLIFIKIILGFKNMFEHGVTVETAPSLWIMIPILTLLGITFIRLNFGLEHNLNAISDKSSLFVLTSTILSLQIVFGILGLVIMKKLGYFEKFIKSNEKSALSFALICPGVAFFVFGMFFINLGLTYNDIITKYSIVYYLLMVPFIYVQIKTIVLFFRLYKKFSF
- a CDS encoding HAD family hydrolase — translated: MKKYILFDNDGVLVETEKWYFEANKKALKLLGLNLEMEFYQNIMVKGGSAFELALLHNIEHNIIEKHRSIRDSFYQEFITTKDISIQNVKDTLKELSKRYKMAIVTTSRRVDFELIHKNSGITNFMDFVLCVEDYKRAKPHPDPYLKGLEKFNSKDFEAIVVEDSQRGLESSKRANIDCIVVKNEFTQKQDFSKADYFINNIEELKKLL
- a CDS encoding TIGR00730 family Rossman fold protein, which gives rise to MNIAIYCGSAFGNSKIYEEKTIQLAQKLAKESINIVYGGSKQGLMGVISNESLKLNNKVIGVITYDLVGKELENTSITQIYKVDSMKERKAKMEELSDAFIALPGGYGTFEEIIDVIASAQIGYHKKPCAFLNVNGYYDKLIEFFYSCSENGFMNRRFIDMLIVSDDIDYIIEKIKNYEAPKAKWEN